The DNA region TCGAGCTCTTCCGGCGTGACCTGGCTCACCGCCTCGCCCATCGCCATCGTGTAGCCCGGCCGCTGGCCCGACTTGAAGCCGCGCAGGCTCATCTGCAGATAGTCCTCGCGCTGGCCGGCGATGCGCGGGACCTGCTGGCCGCCGGCGAAGTCGGCGCCGTGGCAGAAGAGGCACTTGTGCTGCCGGGCCAGCTCGGCGCCCTTTTTCATGCGCGCCGGGTCGGGCGGTGTGGCCGGCGGCGGGGCCGGCACCGGCGGCAGCGTGGCGATGACGTTGGCGAAGCCCTGCATGTCGGCGTCGCTCATTCCCTTGGCGACCGCCGTCATCGCCTCGTTGTTGCGCCGGCCCTCGCGGAAGAGGAACAGCTGCGTGATCGCGTAGAACATATGCTGGCCGGCCAGCGCCGGCGTGTTGGGCATGTCGCTGCGGCCGTTGGCGCCGTGGCAGGCCGCGCAGAGCGTGGCGAAGCGCTGCGCGTAGGGGTTCGGATCGGGAGAGGGGCTGGCCGGCTTGCCCCCGCGCGGCTTGGCCTGGGCCCCGGCCGGTGAGGCCAGGGCCAACAGGGCCGCCGCGAAGACTGCAAGGCCGGCCAGCCCCCTCATTTATTCAGTCGTACTTACTTGCCGCTGTAGCTGATGCGATAGATCGCTCCGGCGTGGTCGTCGCTCACCAGGAGCGAGCCATCCTTCATCACCAGGAAGTCCACCGGCCGGCCGAGGTAGGTGTTGTTCTCGACGAAGCCGGTCATGAACGGCTCGACCTTCGCGCCGCCCTTGCCGTCTGGCCACGCCACGTAGACGCCGTTGTACTTCTTGGTGCGGTTCCACGGGCCGTGGATGGCGATGAACATCGCGCCCTGATACTTGGCCGGGAACATCTTGCCCGTGTAGAACTTCAGCCCCAGCGAGCCGGCGTGCGGCCCCAGGAGCGCCGCGGGCTTCTGGAAGTCGTCGCACGACTTGCCCCAGCCGAACTCCGGATCAGGAATGTTGCCCTGGTGGCAGAACGGGTAGCCGAAGTGCTGCTTGCCGGGCTTGGTGACCACGTTCAGCTCGTCGTTGGGCAACTCCTCGCTGAACCAGTCGCGCCCGTTGTCGGTGAACCAGAGGTTGCCCGTCTTGGGGTCGAAGTCGAAGCCCACCGTGTTGCGCACGCCCGAGGCGATGGTCTCCACGTTCGACCCGTCGAGGTTCATGCTGAAGATCTTGGCCCACGGGCCCGGATCGCAGAGGTTGCACGGGGCGCCGACGGCGTAATAGAGCTTGTCGCCCCTGATGCGCAGGTACTTCCAGCTGTGGTCGGTGCCGCCGGGCAGCTTGTCGTAGATGACCGTGGGCTCGCCGAGCTTGTCGAGGTTCGACTCGACGTTGTCGTAGCGCATGATCTTGGTGTTCGTGGCCAGGTAGAGACTGCCCTTGTGGATCTCGATGCCGGTGGCCAGCGGCATGTTATCGATGATGACCTTGGCCTCGTGCTTGCCGCTCTCGGGGATCACGTACACCTTGTTGGCGACGAATAGCGAGCTGACGAAGATGTTGTTCTTCTCGCCCTGGCGGAGGCCGCGCGCGTCGAGCACGCCCGAGGCCCAGACCTCGGCCTTGAAGCCCGGCGGCAGCTTGAACTTCTTGACCGGCAGCTGATCGGCCGGCGTCGGCACCGGGAAGGCCGGCACCGGCGCCATCTTCATGGCTTCATCGGTCTTCGGGCGGCCCTTGGCCCAGCCGGGCTCGTCCTGAGCCGACGCGGTGCCCAGCGCACACAACACGGCCAGCGTGATCAGCGAGACGACGCGCATGGTTCGTGGCACGGTGTGTCTCCTCCCTTGGGTGGTATGTGACGAGGCAAAAGGGCGAAGGCGGCGCTATCGCCGTCAGGGGGGCTTCTCGATTCTTCGACCCACGTCGAACCCTCAGATCCCATCTCGTGGCCCTTCAGTGGCTGCCATAGGCACAGCGCACATGACCGGCCGCGCGTGTCGTGGGCACTGCGGCGGCTGCCCCGGATGCTAGGCGATCAGACCCGCACCGTCAACTGTGCATGCTGGGCACGTTGACGGCGCGGTCAACGTGTAGTCCCAACCGTTAGGTGAGCCCGGCCGGCGGAGCTCTGGCAGAGCGCGCGGCGCAGTGCCATACTCGGGCCTCGCATCGACGCGCAGGCGTAAGACCTACGCACGATCCCGAGGGAGGTTCGCTATGAGCCGAGGATTGCGATCTGGCTTGTTACTGCTGTTGGTCGCCGGCCTGGTGGCCGTGACCGGGCTCGAGGCCCAGGCGCAGACCCCCAAGAAGGGCGGCGTGCTGCGGGTCGCCGTGCTCGGGGATCCGCCCACGCTCGACGCCCACTGGACCACGGCGAACTTCGTCGAGATCATCACCCAGCACATCTACGAGAGCCTCTACACGCTGGACCAGAACTACCAGCCGATTCCCGTCCTAGCCGAGGCGCTCCCCGCGGTGAGCGCGGACGGGCTCACCTACACGATCAAGCTGCGCCAGGGCATCCGGTTCCACAACGGCAAGGAGATGACCAGCGAGGACGTGGTCGCCTCGCTGAAGCGGTGGGGCGGGTACGCCGTCCAGGCCAAGGCCATGTGGGGCTCGGTGGAGGGCGTGCGGGCCGTCGACAAGTCCACGGTGGAGATCAAGCTCAAGGAGAAGTCGGGGATCGTCCTGATCTCCTTGGCCAACGCCAACAACTTCGCCGCCGTCTACCCCAAGGAGATCGCCGAGAAATATCCGACGCCGGCGAAAGTCACCGAGTACATCGGCACCGGGCCCTTCAAGTTCGTCGAGTGGAAGCCGGACGTCCACATCCGGATGGTCCGCTACGACGACTACAAGCCGCGGGCCGAGGCCCCGAACGGCTACGGCGGGCGGAAGGTTGCCTACGTCGACGAGCTCCGGTGGATCCCGATGCCGGACGTGGCCACGCGGGTCGCCGCCCTCGAGTCGGGGGAGGTGGACTTCGCCGACGACCTCCAGGCCGTGGCCTACGAGCGGATCAAGGACAACCCGAAGCTCCGGCCCATCATCGTGCGGCCGTACGCCTGGGCCATGGGGGTCTTCAACAAGAAGGAAGGCCTCATGACCAACGTCAAGCTCCGCCAGGCGGTGCAGGCGGCCATCGACATCGAGCCGGTCATGCGCGCCGCGGTGGGGAACCCGCTCTTCTACCGGCTCGATTCGGCGCTGGCCTTCACGGAGCAGTCGGCCTGGCACTCGAAGGCCGGCGGCGACGCCTACAACCAGCGGAACAAGGACAAGGCCAAGAAGCTCCTGCAGGAGGCGGGCTACAAGGGCGAGCCCGTCCGCGTCCTCACGACCAAGGAGTACGAGTGGATGTACAACGTCGCGCTCGTGACCAAGCAGCAGCTCGAAGACGTTGGGATGACCATCGACCTCCAGGTGGTGGACTGGGCGACCCTCGTCCAGCGGCGGAACAACGAGAAGATGTACGACATCTTCACCACGGGCATGACGCTGGTGCCGGACCCGACCCAGCACCCTTACCTCCGCTGCGACTGGCCCGGCTGGACCTGCGACGAGGCCATCACCAGCCGCATGGACGCGATCCGCAAGGAGCCCGACCCGGCGAAGCGCAAGGCGCTCTGGGAGGAAGTCCACCGGACCTTCTACGAGCGGGTCCCCGTGATCCGCTACGGCGACCTCTTCGGACTTCGC from Candidatus Methylomirabilota bacterium includes:
- a CDS encoding ABC transporter substrate-binding protein, with translation MLLLLVAGLVAVTGLEAQAQTPKKGGVLRVAVLGDPPTLDAHWTTANFVEIITQHIYESLYTLDQNYQPIPVLAEALPAVSADGLTYTIKLRQGIRFHNGKEMTSEDVVASLKRWGGYAVQAKAMWGSVEGVRAVDKSTVEIKLKEKSGIVLISLANANNFAAVYPKEIAEKYPTPAKVTEYIGTGPFKFVEWKPDVHIRMVRYDDYKPRAEAPNGYGGRKVAYVDELRWIPMPDVATRVAALESGEVDFADDLQAVAYERIKDNPKLRPIIVRPYAWAMGVFNKKEGLMTNVKLRQAVQAAIDIEPVMRAAVGNPLFYRLDSALAFTEQSAWHSKAGGDAYNQRNKDKAKKLLQEAGYKGEPVRVLTTKEYEWMYNVALVTKQQLEDVGMTIDLQVVDWATLVQRRNNEKMYDIFTTGMTLVPDPTQHPYLRCDWPGWTCDEAITSRMDAIRKEPDPAKRKALWEEVHRTFYERVPVIRYGDLFGLRAMQASVKGFNEKMAFPRFYNVWLEK
- a CDS encoding c-type cytochrome gives rise to the protein MRGLAGLAVFAAALLALASPAGAQAKPRGGKPASPSPDPNPYAQRFATLCAACHGANGRSDMPNTPALAGQHMFYAITQLFLFREGRRNNEAMTAVAKGMSDADMQGFANVIATLPPVPAPPPATPPDPARMKKGAELARQHKCLFCHGADFAGGQQVPRIAGQREDYLQMSLRGFKSGQRPGYTMAMGEAVSQVTPEELDTLAYYAARFPGAVAAEGK
- a CDS encoding PQQ-dependent sugar dehydrogenase — its product is MPRTMRVVSLITLAVLCALGTASAQDEPGWAKGRPKTDEAMKMAPVPAFPVPTPADQLPVKKFKLPPGFKAEVWASGVLDARGLRQGEKNNIFVSSLFVANKVYVIPESGKHEAKVIIDNMPLATGIEIHKGSLYLATNTKIMRYDNVESNLDKLGEPTVIYDKLPGGTDHSWKYLRIRGDKLYYAVGAPCNLCDPGPWAKIFSMNLDGSNVETIASGVRNTVGFDFDPKTGNLWFTDNGRDWFSEELPNDELNVVTKPGKQHFGYPFCHQGNIPDPEFGWGKSCDDFQKPAALLGPHAGSLGLKFYTGKMFPAKYQGAMFIAIHGPWNRTKKYNGVYVAWPDGKGGAKVEPFMTGFVENNTYLGRPVDFLVMKDGSLLVSDDHAGAIYRISYSGK